CCTCACTAATACATCGCATAAAGGCGGTTCTACGATGTTTCGGAGTGAGAAATTAGCACAACAGTATGCAAAATCCTCGTTTGCGGTCTCGCCGAACCGGGCCTAGGATCAGTCCACGTTATTTGACCCGAATCGAGAGGAAACACTCATGGGCGGCAAAGTCAGCTTCAACTGGATCGATCCCCTGTTGCTGGACCAACAGCTCACCGAAGAAGAGCGCATGATCCGCGACACCGCCGAGCAATTCGCTCAGCAGAAGCTCGCGCCACGTGTTCTGGAAGCTTTCCGTCATGAGAAGACCGACCCGGCGATCTTCCGTGAAATGGGTGAAGTGGGCCTGCTCGGCGCCACCATTCCTGAGCAGTACGGCGGCAGCGGCCTGAACTATGTCAGCTACGGCCTGATTGCCCGTGAAGTCGAGCGCATCGACTCGGGCTACCGCTCGATGATGAGTGTGCAGTCTTCGCTGGTAATGGTGCCGATCAATGAATTCGGCACTGAAGCGCAGAAGCAGAAGTACCTGCCAAAACTGGCGTCGGGTGAGTGGATCGGCTGCTTCGGTCTGACCGAGCCCAACTATGGTTCCGACCCGGGCGCGATGATTACCCGTGCACGCAAAGTGGAAGGCGGCTACAGCCTGACCGGCAGCAAGATGTGGATCACCAACAGCCCGATCGCCGATGTGTTCGTGGTCTGGGCCAAGGACGATGCAGGCGATATCCGTGGTTTCGTCCTGGAGAAGGGCTGGAAAGGCCTGAGTGCTCCGGCGATTCACGGCAAGGTCGGCCTGCGGGCATCCATCACCGGTGAGATCGTCATGGACAACGTATTCGTCCCTGAAGAGAACATCTTCCCTGATGTCCGTGGCTTGAAGGGCCCGTTCACCTGCCTCAACTCCGCACGCTACGGTATTTCCTGGGGCGCCCTGGGGGCTGCCGAGTTCTGCTGGCACACCGCTCGCCAGTACACCCTGGACCGTCAGCAGTTCGGTCGTCCATTGGCAGCTACCCAGTTGATCCAAAAGAAACTGGCTGACATGCAGACCGAAATCACCATGGCGCTGCAAGGCTGCCTGCGTTTGGGGCGCATGAAGGACGAAGGCACGGCAGCGGTCGAAATCACTTCGATGATGAAGCGCAACTCTTGCGGCAAGTCCCTGGACATCGCCCGGATGGCGCGGGACATGCTCGGTGGTAACGGTATCTCCGATGAGTTCGGAGTGGCCCGTCACCTGGTCAACCTGGAAGTGGTGAATACCTATGAAGGTACGCATGACGTCCACGCGCTGATCCTCGGTCGGGCGCAAACCGGCCTTCAAGCGTTCTATTAATAGGAGAACGCCATGGGCGCGCTTTCGCATCTGCGGGTACTGGATTTGTCGCGAGTGCTGGCCGGGCCGTGGTCCGGGCAGATATTGGCGGACCTTGGCGCCGAGGTGATCAAGGTCGAGCGCCCTGGCAGTGGTGACGATACGCGCGCCTGGGGGCCTCCTTTCCTCAAGGATGCCTCTGGCGAGAACACCAGCGAGGCCGCCTATTACCTGTCGGCCAATCGCAACAAGCAATCGGTGACCATCGACTTCACCCGCCCCGAGGGGCAGAAGCTGGTGCGCGAGCTGGCGTGCAAGTCAGACATCCTGATCGAGAACTTCAAGGTCGGTGGTCTGGCGGCTTATGGGCTGGATTACGAGTCGCTGAAAGCGCTCAACCCGAAGCTGATCTATTGCTCGATCACCGGCTTCGGTCAGACGGGGCCTTACGCCAAACGCGCCGGATATGACTTCATGATCCAGGGCTTGGGCGGCCTGATGAGCCTGACCGGGCAACCCGAAGGGGCGGAGGGGGCTGGGCCGGTCAAGGTCGGCGTCGCGCTGACGGACATCCTGACCGGGCTGTATTCGACCGTGGCTATCCTTGCGGCGCTGGCGAGCAGGGATCAAGGCGGTAGCGGCCAGCATATCGACATGGCCTTGCTGGATGTTCAGGTGGCGTGCCTGGCCAACCAGGCCATGAATTACCTGGCGACGGGCAATGCGCCAAAGCGTTTGGGTAATGCGCACCCAAACATCGTTCCTTATCAGGATTTTCCTACGGCAGACGGCGATTTCATCCTGACCGTGGGTAATGACGGCCAATTCCGCAAATTTGCTGAAGTGGCGGGACAGCCGCAATGGGCCGATGACCCGCGTTTTGCCAGTAACAAGCAGCGCGTGGCGAACCGGGCCGTGCTGATTCCGCTGATTCGCCAGGCCACGGTGTTCAAGACCACGGCCGAGTGGGTGGCGCAACTGGAGCAGGCGGGCGTGCCGTGTGGCCCGATCAATGACCTGGCGCAGGTGTTCGCCGATCCCCAGGTGAAAGCGCGCGGCTTGGCGATTGAATTGCCCCATGCGCTGGCTGGCAAGGTGCCGCAGGTGGCGAGCCCGATTCGTCTGTCCGCGACGCCGGTGGAATATCGCCATGCGCCACCTTTGCTGGGTGAGCATACGCTCGAGGT
This DNA window, taken from Pseudomonas sp. MYb118, encodes the following:
- a CDS encoding CaiB/BaiF CoA transferase family protein, translated to MGALSHLRVLDLSRVLAGPWSGQILADLGAEVIKVERPGSGDDTRAWGPPFLKDASGENTSEAAYYLSANRNKQSVTIDFTRPEGQKLVRELACKSDILIENFKVGGLAAYGLDYESLKALNPKLIYCSITGFGQTGPYAKRAGYDFMIQGLGGLMSLTGQPEGAEGAGPVKVGVALTDILTGLYSTVAILAALASRDQGGSGQHIDMALLDVQVACLANQAMNYLATGNAPKRLGNAHPNIVPYQDFPTADGDFILTVGNDGQFRKFAEVAGQPQWADDPRFASNKQRVANRAVLIPLIRQATVFKTTAEWVAQLEQAGVPCGPINDLAQVFADPQVKARGLAIELPHALAGKVPQVASPIRLSATPVEYRHAPPLLGEHTLEVLQRVLGLNADAVAGFKEAGVL
- a CDS encoding acyl-CoA dehydrogenase; this encodes MGGKVSFNWIDPLLLDQQLTEEERMIRDTAEQFAQQKLAPRVLEAFRHEKTDPAIFREMGEVGLLGATIPEQYGGSGLNYVSYGLIAREVERIDSGYRSMMSVQSSLVMVPINEFGTEAQKQKYLPKLASGEWIGCFGLTEPNYGSDPGAMITRARKVEGGYSLTGSKMWITNSPIADVFVVWAKDDAGDIRGFVLEKGWKGLSAPAIHGKVGLRASITGEIVMDNVFVPEENIFPDVRGLKGPFTCLNSARYGISWGALGAAEFCWHTARQYTLDRQQFGRPLAATQLIQKKLADMQTEITMALQGCLRLGRMKDEGTAAVEITSMMKRNSCGKSLDIARMARDMLGGNGISDEFGVARHLVNLEVVNTYEGTHDVHALILGRAQTGLQAFY